One genomic window of Azospirillaceae bacterium includes the following:
- a CDS encoding exo-alpha-sialidase codes for MTGNVFIGRGRRARRLFVSTALVALALGGCQDRTGASTSPPPASALAPLPALMGQAPYQWKSVQIVGGGFVDGIVFHPTVPGLRYARTDMGGAYRWDGSAKRWLPILDWVSYDDTNLMGVESIAVDPHNPDRVYLACGTYTAKEAPDGAILRSDDRGQTFHRTNVPIKFGGNENGRGNGERLMVDPNDPDTLFLGTRHEGLWVSHDGSMTWTRVAGFPDVTEDTSAEAKAGVSPWGRGGSGLVFVVFDPKSTAKDGKGSRTLYVGASLKGRDNLFRSTDGGVTWQAVPGQPTANRPTRAVLASDGTLYVAYGSTPGPSRMTDGAVWKLDTHTGKWTDITPEKPDAAHGRPFGYAAVSVDAHNPKVVIASSFDRNRDPSAPPGAGHHGDDIFRSVDGGKTWKPVFTGAHGGLYDYSLAPYVKPTPIHWLFDVEIDPADPDHAMFTTGYGGWETYDLRAVDRNQPSHWQVMSTGIEETVGMALNSPAQGARLISAIGDYGGFVHWDLDKPAPEGAASSPLFGNTDGVVSAPLNPGVIVRVGIHDERYPASNIGYSLDGGHSWQPAAMPTPEVKRGKVAVSADGATWVWTPQGAKEGMVTGAYVTTDRGATWTSAQGLPDGVKIIADAVDPSTFYALSLFDGKLYVSTDRAAHFQARPFTLPNPLPTPAVVRNGRGDVRGGQDALYATPGAKGDLWIAAFDGLYHGTAQGGAFERMAGVDQVHAYGFGKAAPGASVPAQYLVGTISGQRGIFRSDDGARHWTRINDDQHQWGLILQVTGDPKQYGRVYVGTHGRGVVYGDPR; via the coding sequence ATGACGGGAAATGTGTTTATCGGACGCGGGCGCCGCGCCCGCCGCCTGTTCGTGTCCACGGCCTTGGTCGCCCTGGCGCTGGGCGGTTGCCAGGACCGCACCGGCGCCTCGACCTCGCCGCCGCCGGCATCGGCCCTGGCCCCCCTGCCGGCGCTGATGGGCCAGGCGCCCTACCAGTGGAAAAGCGTGCAGATCGTGGGCGGCGGCTTCGTCGACGGCATCGTCTTCCACCCTACGGTGCCGGGCCTGCGCTACGCCCGCACCGACATGGGCGGCGCCTATCGCTGGGACGGGTCGGCCAAGCGCTGGCTGCCCATCCTGGACTGGGTGTCCTATGACGACACCAACCTGATGGGCGTGGAAAGCATCGCGGTCGATCCCCACAATCCCGATCGCGTCTACCTCGCCTGCGGCACCTACACCGCGAAAGAGGCGCCGGACGGCGCCATCCTGCGCTCCGACGACCGGGGCCAGACCTTCCACCGCACCAACGTGCCCATCAAGTTCGGCGGCAACGAGAACGGCCGGGGCAATGGCGAACGGCTGATGGTGGATCCCAACGATCCCGACACCCTGTTCCTGGGCACCCGCCACGAAGGCCTGTGGGTCAGCCACGACGGGTCCATGACCTGGACGCGGGTGGCCGGTTTCCCCGACGTGACGGAGGATACCTCGGCCGAGGCCAAGGCCGGCGTTTCCCCTTGGGGCCGGGGCGGGTCCGGTCTGGTGTTCGTGGTGTTCGATCCCAAGAGTACCGCCAAGGACGGGAAGGGCAGCCGCACCCTGTATGTCGGCGCCTCGCTGAAGGGCCGGGACAATCTGTTCCGCAGCACCGACGGCGGCGTCACCTGGCAGGCGGTGCCGGGCCAGCCCACGGCCAACCGCCCGACGCGCGCCGTGCTGGCGTCCGACGGCACCCTCTACGTCGCCTACGGCAGCACCCCCGGCCCGTCGCGCATGACCGATGGCGCGGTGTGGAAGCTGGACACGCATACGGGCAAATGGACCGACATCACCCCGGAAAAGCCGGACGCCGCCCACGGCCGGCCCTTCGGCTATGCCGCCGTCTCGGTGGACGCGCACAATCCCAAGGTGGTGATCGCCAGCAGCTTTGACCGCAACCGCGACCCCAGCGCCCCGCCTGGTGCTGGCCACCACGGCGACGACATCTTCCGCAGCGTGGATGGCGGCAAAACCTGGAAGCCGGTGTTCACCGGCGCCCATGGCGGCCTCTATGACTACAGCCTGGCGCCCTATGTGAAACCCACGCCCATCCACTGGCTGTTCGATGTCGAGATCGACCCCGCCGACCCCGACCACGCGATGTTCACCACCGGCTACGGCGGGTGGGAAACCTACGACTTGCGCGCGGTGGACCGGAACCAGCCCAGCCACTGGCAGGTGATGAGCACCGGTATCGAGGAAACCGTGGGCATGGCGCTGAACAGCCCGGCCCAGGGCGCGCGCCTCATCTCCGCCATCGGCGACTACGGCGGGTTCGTGCACTGGGACCTGGATAAGCCGGCGCCGGAAGGGGCGGCCAGTTCACCCCTGTTCGGCAACACTGACGGCGTGGTCTCCGCCCCCCTAAACCCGGGTGTCATCGTCCGTGTCGGCATCCATGACGAACGTTATCCCGCCTCCAACATCGGCTATTCCCTGGACGGCGGGCACAGCTGGCAGCCGGCCGCCATGCCCACGCCGGAGGTGAAGCGCGGCAAGGTCGCGGTCTCGGCCGACGGCGCCACCTGGGTGTGGACGCCGCAGGGTGCGAAGGAAGGCATGGTGACGGGCGCCTATGTCACCACCGACCGGGGTGCCACCTGGACCTCGGCCCAGGGCCTGCCGGATGGGGTGAAGATCATCGCCGACGCGGTCGATCCCAGCACCTTCTACGCCTTGTCGCTGTTCGACGGGAAACTGTACGTCAGCACCGACCGTGCCGCCCACTTCCAGGCGCGGCCCTTCACCCTGCCGAACCCGCTGCCCACACCGGCGGTGGTGCGCAACGGCCGGGGCGATGTACGCGGCGGCCAGGACGCGCTGTACGCCACGCCGGGCGCCAAGGGTGACCTGTGGATCGCCGCCTTCGATGGCCTCTACCACGGCACGGCCCAGGGCGGTGCGTTCGAACGCATGGCCGGCGTGGACCAGGTGCACGCCTACGGCTTCGGCAAGGCGGCCCCCGGCGCGTCGGTGCCGGCGCAGTACCTGGTGGGCACCATCTCGGGGCAGCGGGGCATCTTCCGCTCCGACGACGGCGCCCGGCACTGGACGCGCATCAACGATGACCAGCACCAGTGGGGCCTGATCCTGCAGGTGACGGGCGATCCCAAGCAGTACGGCCGCGTCTATGTCGGGACCCACGGCCGGGGCGTCGTCTACGGCGATCCGCGTTGA
- a CDS encoding DUF748 domain-containing protein has protein sequence MGPPRLWWDVRRKRFWAVAFLLLYTLAGFLVVPPLVRRQVVAVAQKTFQRPAALDGVRINPFLLSIDLKGFRLGEADGSALLGFDRLHIRLAPSGVLHWAWGIGDIRLEGLKATFIRYGDTDTNIGRLFRGAAQAEGAPAKEDTGLPRLLIHHLAIVNAAADVTDQVPGTPFKTKVGPVSVEFNDLSTLPERLGQQHVQVGLEGGATLEWTGKSGLNPIVSTGHVAARGPYLPLLARYFGDALHVAVPTGTVAADLEYQVSRRPGGDYALAVDHLSLAVRDLAVREGSGDGAPFLTLPDLRLAGGHLAWPEMKAGADSVAVNGLALALRRQEDGGIAPLPLPPAPAPGGAVPGEAAPAGPAWTATLGKLTVHAAQAVIEDHALHEPTRLEITPIDLTVDGLSNQAGTAFPFTGSAALASGGEVQAQGQVTVLPAVQLDAKLAVAGLRLAALQPYVREWLRVDVNDGQLSGEGDVTLAGPAGLSIVGKGEVQALAVTEQGGDTPVVSWDRLEVDRYEYRQATNTVSLSRVTVTGPYLRLQVAANQTTNFSHLVVAGDKAAPASAPPGAAPMVSVGRVVVAGGKADYGDASLPLPFAAHITSLQGTVSALAIGTRSAARLALVGQVGDFGQVTVDGRLLPTDPGGDTDVVLKFRNVEFPSLSPYTVKFAGRRIAQGRLDVDLHYAIDDGKLNGANRVVIRDIKLGDRVNVLGALDLPLDLAIALLKDEEGRINVDLPVSGNIHDPRFDIGSVVSAAIGDMLSNLVTAPFRALAALFDGADADQLDHIDFAPGRADLSPPGREKILHLAQALTARPQLALVVPGVTAPKADRVQLQYDALDARMVHDLADRDTVEDQRQYLETLFAQRLDAEQLAPLRLSFTHAAASQPIDAKAPPPPVLDQAGYVAALRDRVAGTEAVDDAALAALAQARAAAVAGALAQQRPGLAPGRISLRGAVHTRPGEDGLIPLKLDAASTGD, from the coding sequence GTGGGCCCACCCCGCCTGTGGTGGGATGTGCGGCGTAAGCGCTTCTGGGCCGTCGCCTTTCTTCTGCTGTACACGCTGGCCGGCTTCCTCGTGGTGCCGCCCCTGGTGCGGCGGCAGGTGGTGGCGGTGGCGCAGAAGACCTTCCAGCGGCCTGCGGCACTGGACGGGGTGCGCATCAACCCCTTCCTGCTCAGCATCGACCTCAAAGGCTTTCGTTTGGGCGAGGCGGACGGCTCCGCCCTGCTGGGTTTCGACCGGCTGCACATTCGCCTGGCGCCCAGCGGCGTGCTGCACTGGGCCTGGGGCATCGGCGACATCCGGCTTGAAGGGCTGAAGGCCACCTTCATCCGTTATGGCGATACCGACACCAACATCGGGCGCCTGTTCCGCGGCGCGGCCCAGGCGGAAGGGGCGCCGGCCAAGGAGGATACGGGCCTGCCGCGCCTGCTGATCCACCACCTGGCCATCGTGAATGCGGCGGCCGATGTTACCGATCAGGTGCCGGGCACCCCGTTCAAGACCAAGGTCGGCCCCGTGAGTGTGGAGTTCAACGACCTCAGCACCCTGCCGGAACGGCTGGGGCAACAGCATGTGCAGGTCGGGCTGGAAGGGGGCGCCACCCTGGAATGGACGGGCAAGTCCGGCCTGAACCCCATTGTCTCCACTGGCCATGTGGCGGCGCGCGGACCCTATCTGCCCCTGCTGGCCCGCTACTTCGGTGACGCGCTGCACGTCGCCGTGCCCACGGGCACCGTCGCCGCCGACCTGGAATACCAGGTCAGCCGCCGGCCGGGCGGGGACTATGCCCTGGCAGTCGACCATCTCAGCCTGGCGGTGCGTGACCTGGCCGTGCGGGAGGGAAGCGGGGACGGGGCGCCGTTCCTGACCCTGCCGGACCTGCGCCTGGCCGGCGGCCACCTAGCCTGGCCGGAGATGAAGGCCGGCGCCGACAGCGTGGCCGTGAATGGCCTGGCCCTGGCCTTGCGGCGGCAGGAGGATGGCGGCATCGCGCCCCTGCCCCTTCCGCCGGCACCGGCCCCTGGGGGGGCCGTCCCTGGAGAGGCGGCCCCAGCCGGGCCCGCCTGGACGGCCACCCTGGGCAAACTCACGGTGCACGCTGCCCAGGCGGTGATCGAGGACCACGCGCTGCATGAGCCGACGCGACTTGAGATCACGCCCATCGACCTCACCGTCGATGGCCTGTCCAATCAGGCGGGGACGGCCTTCCCCTTCACCGGGTCGGCGGCATTGGCGTCGGGGGGCGAGGTCCAGGCCCAGGGCCAGGTGACGGTCCTGCCGGCGGTGCAGCTGGATGCCAAGCTGGCCGTGGCCGGCCTGCGCCTGGCCGCCCTTCAGCCCTATGTGCGCGAATGGTTGCGGGTGGATGTCAACGACGGCCAACTGAGCGGCGAGGGGGATGTGACCCTGGCGGGTCCCGCCGGTCTCAGCATCGTCGGCAAGGGTGAGGTGCAGGCGCTGGCGGTGACGGAGCAGGGGGGCGACACGCCCGTCGTCTCCTGGGACCGGCTGGAGGTCGACCGTTATGAATATCGCCAGGCGACCAACACGGTCAGCCTGTCCCGGGTCACCGTCACCGGCCCCTATCTGCGCCTTCAGGTGGCGGCCAACCAGACCACCAATTTCAGCCATCTGGTGGTGGCGGGGGACAAGGCGGCACCCGCTTCCGCGCCGCCGGGGGCGGCCCCGATGGTCAGTGTCGGCCGGGTGGTGGTGGCCGGCGGCAAGGCGGACTATGGCGACGCGTCCTTGCCGCTGCCCTTCGCGGCCCACATCACCAGCCTGCAGGGGACGGTGTCGGCGCTGGCCATCGGCACACGCTCGGCGGCGCGGTTGGCGCTGGTGGGCCAGGTGGGCGATTTCGGCCAGGTGACCGTCGACGGCCGGCTGCTGCCCACCGATCCCGGCGGCGACACCGATGTCGTCCTGAAGTTCCGCAATGTCGAATTCCCCAGCCTGTCGCCCTACACGGTGAAGTTCGCCGGCCGGCGCATCGCCCAGGGCCGGCTGGACGTCGATCTGCACTACGCCATCGACGACGGAAAGCTGAACGGCGCCAACCGCGTCGTCATCCGCGACATCAAGCTGGGCGACCGGGTGAATGTGCTGGGCGCCCTGGACCTGCCGCTGGATCTCGCCATCGCCCTGCTGAAGGATGAGGAGGGCCGGATCAATGTCGACCTGCCGGTCAGCGGCAACATCCACGACCCGCGCTTCGATATCGGCAGCGTCGTCTCCGCCGCCATCGGCGACATGCTGAGCAACCTGGTCACCGCCCCCTTCCGGGCGCTGGCGGCCCTGTTCGACGGGGCGGACGCGGACCAGTTGGACCATATCGATTTCGCCCCCGGGCGCGCGGACCTGTCCCCGCCGGGGCGGGAGAAGATCCTCCACCTGGCCCAGGCGCTGACGGCGCGGCCGCAACTGGCCCTGGTGGTGCCCGGCGTCACGGCGCCCAAGGCCGACCGAGTCCAGCTGCAATATGACGCGCTGGATGCCCGCATGGTCCACGACCTGGCGGACCGCGACACCGTCGAAGACCAGCGCCAGTACCTGGAAACCCTGTTCGCGCAGCGCCTGGACGCAGAGCAGCTGGCGCCCCTGCGCCTGTCCTTTACGCACGCGGCGGCCTCCCAACCCATCGATGCCAAGGCGCCCCCGCCGCCTGTGCTGGATCAGGCGGGCTATGTGGCGGCCCTGCGGGACCGCGTGGCCGGGACCGAAGCGGTGGACGATGCCGCCTTGGCGGCGCTGGCCCAGGCGCGGGCGGCGGCGGTGGCTGGTGCCCTGGCGCAGCAGCGTCCGGGCCTCGCCCCGGGCCGGATCAGCCTGCGCGGTGCCGTCCATACCCGGCCGGGCGAAGACGGCCTGATCCCCCTGAAGCTGGACGCCGCCAGCACGGGCGATTAG
- a CDS encoding Fe2+-dependent dioxygenase translates to MITIFPHILSDHEIGQLLTGLRGTPFADGAATAGEQIRQVKKNLQLQAGMPGHEAAFRQVVRGIERCEAFRQALFPLFMAPLAFNRYDEGMEYGTHNDMPVIFTPDRGAVRADISFTLFLCDPASYDGGELVIDLGGHEQAFKPAAGSLLAYPSGTLHRVAKVTRGSRLAAVGWLQSMIRNTEHRSMLYDLAKTRTHLFEREGKSAQFDAVARVYANLVREWTEV, encoded by the coding sequence ATGATCACCATCTTCCCGCATATCCTGTCGGACCATGAGATCGGCCAGCTGCTGACGGGCCTGCGCGGCACCCCCTTCGCCGATGGCGCCGCCACGGCGGGGGAGCAGATCCGGCAGGTGAAGAAGAACCTGCAACTGCAGGCCGGCATGCCGGGCCATGAGGCCGCCTTCCGCCAGGTGGTGCGGGGGATCGAGCGGTGCGAGGCCTTCCGCCAGGCGCTGTTCCCCCTGTTCATGGCGCCCCTGGCCTTCAACCGCTATGACGAAGGCATGGAGTACGGCACCCACAACGACATGCCGGTGATCTTCACCCCTGACCGGGGTGCGGTCCGGGCCGACATCTCCTTCACCCTGTTCCTGTGCGACCCCGCCAGTTACGACGGCGGCGAACTGGTCATCGACCTGGGCGGGCATGAGCAGGCGTTCAAGCCGGCGGCCGGTTCCCTGCTGGCCTACCCGTCGGGCACCCTGCACCGCGTGGCCAAGGTGACGCGGGGCAGCCGCCTGGCGGCGGTCGGCTGGCTGCAAAGCATGATCCGCAACACGGAACACCGGTCCATGCTGTACGACCTGGCCAAGACCCGCACCCATCTGTTCGAGCGCGAGGGCAAGAGCGCGCAATTCGACGCCGTCGCCCGCGTCTACGCCAACCTGGTGCGGGAATGGACGGAGGTGTGA
- a CDS encoding response regulator transcription factor, whose protein sequence is MSVRAHILLVEDDQETAEEIIRDLSDRGYMISHADNGRLGLERAREGRFDLLILDRMLPELDGLAVIGQLRAEDFRVPVLFLSALNDVDERVRGLKAGGDDYLTKPFILTELAARVEALLRRPAEIRTTRLRVGPLELDLISREASRDGRPVELLPREFKLLEYLMRHPAQVITRAMLLEDVWNYRFSPQTNLVDVHIGKLRRKVDAPGDYPMIYNIRNVGFVLREPQ, encoded by the coding sequence GTGAGCGTCAGAGCCCACATCCTTTTGGTTGAGGACGATCAGGAAACCGCGGAGGAGATCATCCGCGACCTGTCCGACCGCGGTTACATGATCAGCCACGCCGACAACGGCCGCCTGGGCCTGGAACGGGCCCGCGAAGGCCGTTTCGACCTGCTGATCCTGGACCGCATGCTGCCGGAACTGGACGGCCTGGCCGTCATCGGCCAATTGCGGGCCGAGGATTTCCGCGTGCCGGTCCTGTTCCTGAGCGCGCTGAACGACGTGGATGAGCGGGTGCGCGGCCTGAAGGCCGGCGGTGACGATTACCTGACCAAGCCCTTCATCCTGACCGAACTGGCCGCCCGGGTGGAGGCGCTGCTGCGCCGTCCGGCGGAAATCCGCACCACCCGCCTGCGCGTGGGCCCGCTGGAGCTGGACCTGATCAGCCGTGAGGCCAGCCGCGACGGCCGGCCGGTGGAACTGCTGCCGCGCGAGTTCAAGCTGCTGGAATATCTGATGCGCCACCCGGCCCAGGTGATCACCCGGGCCATGCTGCTGGAAGACGTGTGGAACTATCGCTTCTCGCCGCAGACCAACCTGGTGGACGTCCATATCGGCAAGCTGCGCCGCAAGGTGGATGCGCCCGGCGACTATCCCATGATCTACAACATCCGCAATGTGGGGTTCGTCCTTCGTGAACCCCAATGA
- a CDS encoding HAMP domain-containing sensor histidine kinase, whose translation MNPNEIVRTSSFRLALLFACFFAGSSLLLFSFIYWRATVFETHRIDGLITDDARVLAGETQDAILALINTHVTGDFHRVGYAALFKPNGDRIAGNLEKVPEDLPVDGQVHVVMAARLDLPAMGETEVRLAALHIPNGNVLVIGRNGQYMVILREVVMDALALGAVPAIILALVAGMFLAWRTQQRLKAVHRAAERIMGGQMQERLPIAGLGPRDELDRLSMLFNGILDETERLVGEIKATGDEIAHDLRTPLTRVRARLERTLKGDMGAAETRDTVDKAIGGLDQALAIITALLRIRGLENSTRRTGFATVDPAEIILLIEELYQPIAETKDITFTATVGPVPPLNADRDLLMEAVGNLVDNALKFTPQGGRVDLSLGLREGDGAPIIRIADSGPGIAEEERDLVFSRFYRSDRTRHLDGTGLGLSLVAAIARLHGLRAQIGDNKPGCVVELVAEGTTLITAKT comes from the coding sequence GTGAACCCCAATGAGATTGTCCGCACCTCCAGCTTCCGGCTGGCGTTGCTGTTCGCCTGTTTCTTCGCCGGTTCGTCCCTGCTGCTGTTCAGCTTCATCTACTGGCGGGCCACGGTCTTCGAGACCCACCGCATCGACGGCCTGATCACCGACGACGCCCGCGTCCTGGCCGGTGAAACCCAGGACGCCATCCTGGCCCTGATCAACACCCACGTGACGGGCGATTTCCACCGCGTGGGTTACGCGGCGTTGTTCAAGCCCAACGGGGACCGCATCGCCGGCAACCTGGAAAAGGTGCCGGAGGATCTGCCGGTGGACGGCCAGGTGCACGTGGTCATGGCCGCCCGCCTGGACCTGCCCGCCATGGGCGAGACGGAGGTGCGGCTGGCGGCCCTGCACATTCCCAACGGCAACGTCCTGGTGATCGGCCGCAACGGCCAGTACATGGTCATCCTGCGCGAAGTGGTGATGGACGCCCTGGCCCTGGGTGCCGTCCCCGCCATCATCCTGGCGCTGGTCGCCGGCATGTTCCTGGCATGGCGCACGCAGCAGCGCCTGAAGGCGGTGCACCGGGCGGCCGAACGCATCATGGGCGGCCAGATGCAGGAACGCCTGCCCATCGCCGGCCTGGGGCCGCGCGACGAACTGGACCGCCTGTCCATGCTGTTCAACGGCATCCTGGATGAGACGGAACGCCTGGTGGGGGAGATCAAGGCCACGGGCGATGAGATCGCCCACGATTTGCGCACGCCGCTGACCCGCGTGCGCGCCCGGCTGGAACGCACCCTGAAGGGCGACATGGGTGCCGCCGAGACCCGCGACACCGTGGACAAGGCCATCGGCGGCCTGGACCAGGCCCTGGCCATCATCACCGCCCTGCTGCGCATCCGGGGCCTGGAGAACAGCACCCGCCGGACCGGTTTCGCCACCGTCGACCCGGCGGAGATCATCCTGCTGATCGAAGAGCTCTACCAGCCCATCGCCGAGACCAAGGACATCACCTTCACCGCCACGGTGGGCCCGGTGCCGCCCCTGAACGCCGACCGCGACCTGTTGATGGAGGCGGTGGGCAACCTGGTGGACAACGCCCTGAAGTTCACGCCCCAGGGCGGCCGCGTGGATTTGAGCCTGGGCCTGCGCGAGGGCGACGGCGCCCCCATCATCCGCATCGCCGACAGCGGCCCCGGCATCGCGGAAGAGGAACGCGACCTGGTGTTCTCGCGCTTCTACCGGTCCGACCGCACCCGCCACCTGGACGGCACCGGCCTGGGCCTGAGCCTGGTGGCCGCCATCGCCCGCCTGCACGGCCTGCGGGCGCAGATCGGCGACAACAAGCCGGGCTGCGTGGTGGAACTGGTGGCGGAAGGTACGACGCTAATAACGGCCAAGACCTGA
- a CDS encoding type II toxin-antitoxin system ParD family antitoxin, producing MSGKNTSVSLGDHFTRFVENQVAQGRYSNASDVMRAGLRLLEEHEAQLATLRAALIEGEESGISDRNVQDIWAAVKSGND from the coding sequence ATGTCCGGAAAAAACACATCGGTCAGCCTCGGCGACCATTTCACCCGTTTCGTGGAAAACCAAGTCGCCCAGGGGCGCTACAGCAATGCCAGTGACGTGATGCGCGCAGGGTTGCGTCTGCTGGAAGAGCATGAGGCCCAGCTGGCGACTTTGCGCGCGGCGCTGATCGAAGGGGAAGAAAGCGGAATCAGCGACCGCAATGTCCAGGATATCTGGGCTGCGGTGAAGTCCGGGAATGACTGA
- a CDS encoding type II toxin-antitoxin system RelE/ParE family toxin: MTEYALSKRADSDLVQIARTSLAQWGPVQAERYIGGLHELFLRLAEFPNLGRNAGDIRSGYLRIESAAHIVFYKQTVDGILIVRVLHERMDFSRHL; the protein is encoded by the coding sequence ATGACTGAATACGCCCTCTCAAAAAGGGCGGACAGCGATCTGGTCCAGATCGCGCGCACATCATTGGCGCAGTGGGGGCCAGTGCAGGCCGAGCGATATATCGGCGGCCTGCATGAGTTGTTTCTACGCTTGGCCGAGTTTCCGAATCTTGGTCGGAACGCCGGGGATATTCGATCCGGCTATCTGCGCATTGAAAGCGCCGCTCACATCGTTTTCTACAAACAGACGGTCGATGGCATCCTGATTGTGCGTGTGCTGCACGAACGCATGGATTTCAGCCGACATCTTTAG
- a CDS encoding SDR family oxidoreductase, whose translation MSPSTLPTALITGASTGIGATYADRLARRGHDLVLVARDQVRMDALAARLRAEAGVAVDVLPADLTDTASLARVEARLRDDAAIGLLVNNAGAAAHGGFADGDVEAWDRLIRLNVTALTRLTGAVLPRFIAQGAGSIVNVASVVGLAPEFPLGVYGATKAYVLAMSQALQAELGPRGLYVQAVLPAATRTEIWEKSGRDVDSLAGVMEVGEMVDAALVGFDRREAVTIPSLPEVGQWQAFDTARRAMLPNFAQAHAAERYRAKTV comes from the coding sequence CTTCGACCCTGCCCACCGCCCTGATCACCGGCGCCTCCACCGGCATCGGCGCCACCTATGCCGACCGCCTGGCCCGTCGCGGCCATGACCTGGTGCTGGTGGCCCGTGACCAGGTCCGCATGGACGCCCTGGCGGCCCGGCTGCGGGCGGAGGCCGGCGTGGCCGTCGATGTGCTGCCCGCCGACCTGACCGATACGGCCAGCCTGGCCCGGGTGGAGGCACGCCTGCGCGACGACGCGGCCATCGGCCTGCTGGTCAACAATGCCGGTGCCGCCGCCCACGGCGGTTTCGCCGACGGGGATGTGGAGGCGTGGGATCGGCTGATCCGTCTGAACGTCACCGCCCTGACCCGCCTGACGGGGGCGGTGCTGCCCCGCTTCATCGCGCAAGGGGCGGGCAGCATCGTCAACGTCGCCTCCGTCGTCGGGCTGGCGCCGGAATTCCCGCTGGGTGTCTATGGCGCCACCAAGGCCTATGTGCTGGCGATGTCCCAGGCCTTGCAGGCGGAACTGGGCCCGCGCGGCCTGTACGTGCAGGCGGTGCTGCCGGCCGCCACCCGCACCGAGATCTGGGAGAAATCGGGCCGCGACGTCGATAGCCTGGCCGGCGTGATGGAGGTGGGCGAGATGGTGGACGCCGCCCTGGTGGGCTTCGACCGGCGTGAGGCCGTGACCATCCCGTCGCTGCCGGAGGTGGGGCAGTGGCAGGCGTTCGACACCGCCCGCCGCGCCATGCTGCCCAACTTCGCCCAGGCGCACGCGGCCGAGCGCTATCGCGCCAAGACGGTTTAA